From Xiphophorus hellerii strain 12219 chromosome 6, Xiphophorus_hellerii-4.1, whole genome shotgun sequence, the proteins below share one genomic window:
- the hes6 gene encoding transcription cofactor HES-6, translating to MSHAAERPLGNNNPFSEGVNYRTAICPPHGLELTALWITPQQPPGQTSTMAPIRSNTSGMNGGDSEIQSDRKMRKPLVEKKRRARINESLQELRVLIADSDLQSKMENAEVLEVTVKHVESILQNRAQEVDALNREAKERFAAGYIQCMHDVHTFVSCCPGIDPAIASELLNHLLERIPLNDEEHLDENKPACNSTWPLPESMYSTVVSPVTSNTSTDDLSSDLDETDSEQNQASSTEEVASQPVASGVTFSKPMWRPW from the exons ATGAGCCATGCCGCAGAAAGGCCCCTCGGCAATAACAACCCATTCTCTGAAGGAGTCAACTACCGCACGGCCATCTGTCCCCCACACGGACTCGAGCTAACGGCTCTTTGGATCACACCCCAGCAGCCTCCTGGCCAAACTTCAACCATGGCTCCGATACGCAGCAATACCAGCGGCATGAATGGAGGCGATAGCGAAATACAATCTGACAGGAAG ATGAGGAAACCTCTcgtggaaaagaaaagaagagctCGCATTAATGAAAGCTTACAAGAACTCAGGGTTCTCATCGCAGACTCAGAC TTACAGTCGAAGATGGAGAATGCTGAAGTTTTGGAGGTGACGGTGAAACATGTAGAAAGCATCCTGCAGAACCGAGCACAAG AGGTGGACGCTCTGAACAGGGAGGCCAAGGAGCGTTTCGCCGCCGGTTACATCCAGTGCATGCATGATGTGCACACGTTTGTGTCCTGTTGCCCTGGAATAGACCCCGCCATTGCATCTGAGCTGCTGAACCACCTCCTGGAGAGGATCCCCCTTAATGATGAGGAGCATCTTGATGAAAACAAGCCAGCCTGTAACAGCACTTGGCCCCTCCCTGAGAGTATGTACAGCACAGTGGTGTCCCCGGTCACTTCCAACACCTCCACTGATGACCTCAGCTCCGACCTGGATGAGACGGACTCAGAGCAAAACCAAGCTTCCTCCACAGAGGAGGTAGCTAGCCAGCCTGTAGCGTCTGGCGTAACTTTCTCAAAGCCAATGTGGAGACCTTGGTAA